ATTCTTGCCCAGTTTTATAATTTGAATAGTCAGCAATTTTGTTTTTCGCAATTTTTCAAGGCTCAGAATTATCATCGAGTGCGCCAACAACTATAGAATTTAAAGATAAACTTTTCTTATCTATTCAAGGGTGATCCACAATTTTCCCATCGTTTCTTTCCCTTGCACCGTTACCAGCTGCAAAAACGTTAATAACACCATATTTTCTTGCTAAAAAATCAAGAAAAAAGGCGTCTTCTTTATAATCGTAAAAGTCTTTTCCTACCCCACCATAACTGTGATTTATTACCCTAACATTATTGGTTTCAACCATTCATTCAATTGCTTTTTGTCATTGGCTGTGAGTAGTATATATAGACAAATAGGAAGTTGACTTGGTATCAATGCCTAGTTTACTACCTAATATTAATGATACTAAAGTTGAATGATATGGTTCGTTTTCATCATACTTCGTTGTAATTGGTTTAATTCACTTATTAGTAGATCCCAAGTCGTTAATATGAATGTTATTATCATTAAAATAACTCTTAAAATCATAGTTAAATTCATCCTCAACTTCAATTGCACCAACTTTTGTTTGTGGTGTTTTATAAGTTGATTTATCCTTTTTAGCCTGTTCTTCAAAATTAACAATCTTAATATTTTTTGACATTGATTCTTTAAACTTGTCAATTCGACTTTTAGGTAAATATTTAGTTAAATAAAAGTTGTAACCATTTAGAAATTGATCATTATAATGAAACCAACTTAAAGGCTTTGTTTTTTTATTTCCTTCATTTTTATATACGATGTAACGACTAATGAACGAGTTTTCTATTGAATTTTTTACAAAAAACTCTCTATCATTCTCGGTATCAAAATAAAACCATACAATTGGTAATATTTCACTGCTCTTAGCTTCTTTGAATTTTAATCTTGATTTTTCTATTTTTTTAATAAATTCAAGATTAAAATTACTGATTTCTTTAGAATCAGTACTCAAGAAATCAGGGTTTAACAATAGTTTTAATTCGAATTGATTATCAAAATCATCAATTTTTGACGAGCTACTTAACTGTTTGGCAAAAGGCTCTCTTATATCAATTTTATTACTAAAATTTGAAGAATATCAATATTTTTTAGTATCAAAATTTATAAGAAAAGAGTGATATATTAAAAAAATTGATGGTCAAAACAGCAATAATAAAATTATTTTTTTAAATTTCGCTAATTTCATTTTTCGCACCTAATTAAAATTATTTATAAAAATTATAACATGTTTTGGCTTTTTAATTTAATTATATTCGTTTTGATATCACTTTAATTTTTTTATTGAAAACCCGACTTCTACTTTTAAATAAATATTTTATCATTATACTTTTATTAACAAATTATTACTAATAATCATGACCTTTATTTATTAATAATTTTCAATATTCTAAAAAATTTTAAAATTCTCACAATAAATTATTGACCTTTTGCCATAAAAAAGAAAATAAAATTGACCCTAACCCTTAAAAGTTACTTATCATATAAAAACCCAAGTTTTATATTAGGGAAATTATTTGTGGAAACTTTTTAAAACAACATGCTAGAGAAAAATAACAAAAGGGGTACAATTAGAATTATAGATAAAAAACTAATTGCCTGATTTTTTCTACTAATTTAAACTTATACATAGTTTTTTACTTTTTGTTTGTCTTTTTCTTCATACTTATCTAAATAATTGTTTTTTAAGTCCTCAATTAGTTCAAGTCGACTAACGTTTTTATCAAAAACAATATTTTTATCCTTAGGAAAAGCCAAGATTTGGAAAGCAACTTTATCAAAACTAGATGCAGGACTTCTAACAAAATTTAGTGTTAAATCCGTTTTAAAAATTGTTGTCAAAAAAATATTATTACCTTCTGTTTTTCTAAGAAGTATTTTTTCTCATTCAACTCTTTTTGGATAATTATTAGGATCCGGTATACTATGGGGAACCCATCTTCAAAATGATTCATAACCCATTCGTTCCCAAGTTTCGTAAATAAAAATATTATTATTTTTTAGAAATTCATCAAGTTTTTCGCCGTTTAGAAATTTTTGTTCAAAATCAGAAATTAAATCATTTTGGTCAATTTTTAATTTAGGATCTAATTTTAAAATTCGGTCAATAATTGTTTTCTTAAATTCGTCAATATTTTTAATAATTGCGTGTTTTTTGGGTAAAAAACTGTTAGATCAAGGGTTAATTTTATCTGTAATTAAATCAAGAATTTTTGGCTTTAAAGTTTTAATATTATTAATTTCTTGGCTAAAATCGATAATAATAGACATAAAAGAGGGGGAAGAAGAGCTAATCTTGTTTTTTGGCAAATTGTACTTTTTTGCTAGTTTATTATAAATTTTTCTAACTTCTCTTTCAATTAATATTTTCAATTCTTTCTGTTCTTCATAATCTATAATGTTATCGCCGGTGTAAATTCCTCCGTCAATATCCCTAAAGGTGATTGTTTTATTTTTAGGGTAGACTATAACATTAAAAAAAGGCGAATCATCAAAAACCACAGTGGGTTGTTTTAATTCTCCTTCTATAACATAATCTGGTGTAATTCTTGTGGCTGTAATGTTTGAAAAACCATTTTCTTCAAAATAATAGTAGGTAACACGAGTTGACATTCAATATCCGCCAGCTTCTCCTATTATAATATTATTTTTTTCTAATACTTTTTCAAGAGGCTCTCCCTTTAGAAATTTGTCTTCAAATTCTGACTTGAGTTCAGAAGTATTAACATTAGCGAAATTGGGATTATTTTTTATAATTTCATCAACTCTATCAATAATATTTTTTTGAAATTGTTCTAAGTTTTCAATTGTAGTTTCACCTTGTTTACCAAGGAATAAATATCTGCCCCGTTGTTTTTCGGGTTGATTATAAAACAGATGTAAGGCTGAAAAAGTACCGTTTTTTACATTAAATTCTTCATAATGTTTCGCTAGCAAATTTAAAAAATAGTAAGAATCGTAATTTTTTGGATTGTTAATTCCGTCATCTTTGTTAAAAATTTGTTTAGTAAGAAAAGTAATTAAATTTCCGCAGGAAGTTAAAAAAAATGCTGGAATTAAAAGGGTTGTTCCCAAAAATTTAGTAAGAATTAGTTTATTTTTCATCATTAACCAAATAAGAAAGTGCTAATTTATCATCAACAGAATTATCAACAGTTACAGATTTAAATTTTTTGATATAAATTCGATAGTAGCGGATTTTTCTGATTTCTTTTAGTCTCCAATAAAGTAATTATTTTCACTATCTTTTAACATATTTTTAAAATTAGGAGTGCCTGACCGATATTTTTCAAAATAACCAATTTTGCTTTTGGTTAAATCACTATGATCTGCAAAAATTGCCAAAACAGATAAAATTGCTTGCTGCCTTCATCATATTCTCCTTATAATTTTGTTCTTATATTTTTAACAAATTATATCATAATCTTTAAAAGGAAGAAAGCAAAAAATAAAAAAATATAATTTCATCATATTTTGCAAAAAAATTATATTTTTTTATTTTAACAGTTGGCTATATTTATAAATTAACAAATTTATATAGAAAATAATTAATCCTATAAAATTCCAATGACATCATTTAGATCAAAAAATCCAAAATCCCTGCTGTCGCTACTGTTTTCCAAATTATCACCAACAGCAAAAAATTTATTTTCAGGCACTATTCCATCGAATAAAAAAGTCGCGCTTTTGATAAATTCTGCAACTTTTTTATCATTTATGTAAATTTCATTATCTTTAACAGTTATTTTATCGCCTGGCAGTCCCAAAATCCTTTTAATTAAAACTATTTCTTTGTAATTAAAGGCGACAATATCGTTTCTTTTTGGTGATTTTACCCTATTAATAAAAATTTTTTGCCCGTGTTGAAGAGTTGGGAACATCGAGTTACCTTCAACATCAACTAACCTAAAAATAAAGGTAAAAAGAACAAAAACTGTTACGGCAATTGAAAACGCTAAAGTCAACAAACCAAATAAAAACGTTTTTTTATTAAAAAATTTTTTCTTTGGTTTTTCAGTTACAAAATTATTTTTTTCCATAGTTAAATCATTTTTCATTTAAGTATTACACGAATAATTATATATAATAGTTGCTTAGCTAAAATTTAATTTGTTAAA
Above is a window of Mesomycoplasma ovipneumoniae DNA encoding:
- the lepB gene encoding signal peptidase I, with the translated sequence MEKNNFVTEKPKKKFFNKKTFLFGLLTLAFSIAVTVFVLFTFIFRLVDVEGNSMFPTLQHGQKIFINRVKSPKRNDIVAFNYKEIVLIKRILGLPGDKITVKDNEIYINDKKVAEFIKSATFLFDGIVPENKFFAVGDNLENSSDSRDFGFFDLNDVIGIL
- a CDS encoding S8 family serine peptidase, coding for MKLAKFKKIILLLLFWPSIFLIYHSFLINFDTKKYWYSSNFSNKIDIREPFAKQLSSSSKIDDFDNQFELKLLLNPDFLSTDSKEISNFNLEFIKKIEKSRLKFKEAKSSEILPIVWFYFDTENDREFFVKNSIENSFISRYIVYKNEGNKKTKPLSWFHYNDQFLNGYNFYLTKYLPKSRIDKFKESMSKNIKIVNFEEQAKKDKSTYKTPQTKVGAIEVEDEFNYDFKSYFNDNNIHINDLGSTNKWIKPITTKYDENEPYHSTLVSLILGSKLGIDTKSTSYLSIYTTHSQWQKAIEWMVETNNVRVINHSYGGVGKDFYDYKEDAFFLDFLARKYGVINVFAAGNGARERNDGKIVDHPWIDKKSLSLNSIVVGALDDNSEPWKIAKNKIADYSNYKTGQEYYELAKPLVVAPGRIYNPVTNFKDRFVRGTSFAAPIVTGLISTFLREKPNLDNDDNRLIALKAILSASAISPNYSDLIIKRSGYFEKYGSGTPDFKNMLKASENTYFISDQKKSDHEIIFTSKPFWVNSNNKIKASLSWMFNAGLLKNKVAAPDKSNYVSWWWFLTPFTPIGLPVAGAAAILDAKSKMNQHKNDFDKWSETHINSERLKLEATKENQNGNFVSDYDLYLQKLDSNNNWVDVSWSTSSKSNDELINFKAEKSGYYRLYVKKFKSVTFDNSVEDKLALSYLVNNEK